From Virgibacillus natechei, the proteins below share one genomic window:
- a CDS encoding dihydrofolate reductase family protein, with translation MNKPYIIIHTHTSIDGNLDIMNLREFEEASRQYQELSLDPEKQQFEIQGYLNGKTSAEDNITHYKEPELDENANPVPEGDYVADPDAPMYYLSIDPRGELAFEENTFGYGNVSSHIVVVLTEQASNSYKDFLRKKKISYIIAGIDQIDYEVMLDKFYNLFHIERMMVGGGGTINWSMVQNGLVDEVSVILAPIANGDPDGNRFFVAKEPYSSIEEKAFQLESVKELEHGTLWIRYSVKSE, from the coding sequence ATGAACAAACCTTATATTATTATACACACACATACGTCCATCGATGGGAATCTGGATATTATGAATTTACGAGAATTTGAAGAAGCGAGTAGACAATATCAAGAACTTTCACTGGACCCTGAAAAACAACAGTTTGAAATACAAGGATATCTGAACGGTAAAACATCTGCAGAAGACAACATTACCCATTACAAGGAACCTGAGTTAGATGAAAACGCTAACCCTGTTCCTGAAGGGGATTATGTGGCGGACCCCGACGCTCCCATGTATTATTTATCCATAGACCCACGAGGAGAATTAGCCTTTGAAGAGAATACCTTTGGCTATGGCAATGTCTCTTCCCACATTGTAGTAGTCTTAACGGAGCAAGCGTCAAATTCCTATAAAGATTTTCTCAGAAAGAAAAAGATATCCTATATCATTGCAGGCATTGACCAAATTGATTATGAAGTGATGCTAGACAAGTTCTATAACCTCTTTCATATCGAGCGAATGATGGTTGGAGGAGGCGGAACGATCAACTGGTCTATGGTTCAAAACGGACTGGTTGATGAAGTCAGCGTCATCTTGGCCCCTATCGCAAATGGCGATCCAGACGGTAACCGATTCTTCGTTGCAAAAGAACCATATTCCAGCATCGAAGAAAAAGCTTTTCAACTTGAATCCGTTAAAGAATTGGAACACGGCACATTATGGATTCGCTATTCTGTAAAAAGCGAGTAA